The nucleotide sequence TTGGCCAGATCCCGAGTACCTGTAGCGCCTGGGGCACCAGCGCGATCAACTGTGACAACAGCGACTGGGAACCTTCCTCAGAGCTAGCGGCCGCCTTGCTGACCGCGGCGCCTTGGGCGGGCAACCCGGCAGGGTTGGTGTGCTGTTGTGGCCCGGGGAACGGCTCCAACGCGGTGGCCATGGCCGAGGTGGCGGCATAGTCGTACATTGCTCCGGCGTCCTGGGCCCACATCTCGGCATACTCTGCCTCGGTAGCCTCGATCGCTGCGGTGTTCTGCCCGAAGATGTTTGAAGCGATCAGCGTTGCCAGCAGGGCGCGATTTGCCGCGACAACGATCGGCGGAACCGTCATCGCATAGGCCTGTTCGTAGGCCGCGGCCGCCGCTGTGGCCTGGTTGGCGGTTTCGCTGGCCAGCGCGCCGGTTATCTCGAGCCAGTCGATAAACGGACCGGTCGCGGCCAGCATTGCCGCAGAGGCGGGGCCCCACCAGTACATACCGCTGAGGGTTGAGATCACCGAGCGGTAGCCCTCGGCCGCCGATGCCAACTCGATCGCGACCATGTCCCAGCTTGCCGCGGCGGCCAGTAGCGACGCAGAACCGGGGCCGCTGTACATCCGCGCTGAGTTAACTTCGGGCGGCAAGAATGCGTAGTTCATTGCTCCACAGCCCCTTTGACTGGTTGTGGCCGTATGTGGCGGTATGTGTATGTGGGTGGTGAGTGCGTTGGACATGGTCGTGCGTTCGGAGCCGACACTGGCTCGCAGGAGGGTCGCAAGTGCTAAATAACTACCAGGCGTAGAGCGCCGAGTCCGCCTCCGAGTGGGAGCTGGCTAGCGTCGTACCGAGCCTGCAGCCCGCCAGCGATGGCGACAGTGTGCCGCAATTTGCGGCACAGGCAGCGCTGAACCTGCATTTCCGCTGTGATCTAACTATAGAGTAGCTGGTAAGTGGCGCTATTAGTCATTTAGGTATTAGTTATTTGGGTCACGGTCGTCTCTGCACGCAAGCGGGCCGGGGTGTCCTCGGTACAACGGACCGGAGTTGGTTTCCCAAGCCTTACAACGCTTCTGCGCGAACAAGACCCGCGTAATCTGCATCCGGGCGACTCAAGAATGGGCTGCACTCGCTAACGGGGACTCGCCGGACCCGCTTCTGGCTACGACCACTTGTACAGGAGCGATACAGGCTTTATGAAAATGGCATGAATGAATGGCGTTTACCCTGGACGGGCTTTGGCCGGCCCCGGATAGCATGGGTAGCATCCATACTCGGCAGCGTCGTGAAGCTTTTGAGCTAGCGGCTGATCGGTGCAGGAGCGAAAAATATTTCGCGGGTGCATAGTGTATCCGCTGATGGGCCTGGGGTGGCGTCGCATGTCGCATGAATAATGTTGCAAAGCAGAGGAATTGATGGCATTGGCCAAGGCTGGACGCGATGAGAATGATGTCGCCGGCCTCACCAGAGGATCGGTTAGGGTTCGACGGCGACGACCATTTCAGCACCAGCCGATGCGGAGGCGGACGCGTATCGCTTGAACAAGCGGTCGCGCCGGCGTTGCTGGACCGAATCACGGGTCCTGCGTTGGGCGTAGAGATGCGACGACGAGTAGTTCCTGGAGGGCTTTGATGACAGCCTCTGTTTGGATGGCTTCGCCGCCGGAAGTGCATTCGACGTTGTTGAGCGCGGGCCCGGGCCCCGGGCCACTGCATGAGGCAACGACGGCACGGACGGAACTCTCTGCCGAACACGCCTCGGTAGCAGAGGAACTCACCACCTTGCTAGGTGGAGCGGCCGCCGCGTGGCAGGGGACAAGTGTGCAGAGCTGTCTCGACGCGCACGCACCGTACGCGGCGTGGCTGACCACCACCAGCGCCGACTACGCGGCGACGGCAGCCGAGCACGAAGTGGCGGCCGGGGCCTACACCAGCGCGCTGGCAACGATGCCGACACTGGCGGAGCTAGCCGTCAACCACACCACCCA is from Mycobacterium marinum and encodes:
- a CDS encoding PPE family protein, whose translation is MNYAFLPPEVNSARMYSGPGSASLLAAAASWDMVAIELASAAEGYRSVISTLSGMYWWGPASAAMLAATGPFIDWLEITGALASETANQATAAAAAYEQAYAMTVPPIVVAANRALLATLIASNIFGQNTAAIEATEAEYAEMWAQDAGAMYDYAATSAMATALEPFPGPQQHTNPAGLPAQGAAVSKAAASSEEGSQSLLSQLIALVPQALQVLGIWPILPEEFTLLDAIFAMYATVGMTADAVTIPVAIIAADNNLGLLGAASENPAELAPGALGLGAKLSSAEMVAARGAANAVTVSMSRAGSIGQLSVPPSWAAPSSGPASALSVSGLTTIPGTEVAEQGAPGVPGMPVGTGKRATSVIPRYGVRLTVMARPPAAG